A window of Gottschalkia purinilytica genomic DNA:
GTTTGATATAAAAACTTCTGAAAAAACTTCTAAGAATTTTATAGTTATTAATGAAAATGAAATAATAATAGGATACGTTGCTATAAAAAATATTAAGAAACTTAATAAAAGCTCAACACTGGGTATAACCTTTGACTATAACTATATAAATAAGGGTTATGGAACAGATACTATATTAGCTATGTTAGATTACTATTTTAATGTTATGAAAATGAGAACTATGTATCTAGATGTTGCAAAACATAATAAGAGAGCTATAAGATGCTATGAAAAATGTGGATTTAAAAAAATTAATGAATACATAATGGAAATGAAAAATCCACATATAGATATAAATAGTAAGGAAATTATAGAACTTAGAGATAACTTTATAGTGGAGAACAATCAAATATATGAATATTACTATAAGATGAAAATTTCGAAAAAATTACATAACAAAAATATATCCACACAGATTCACATGTGAATATCTTTGTGGATATGTTAATAACTTCTTTGAAAAATATGTATATATTGAAAAAAACAAATTCAATAATAACGATATATGTGGATAACTTTGTTTATAAACAGATTACTTTATAAACAATATTCACAATGGGTATTGTTTTAATAAGTTATAACTAATGCTTTTTACAGACATTTTTACTATTAATATGATCATATTAAATAAATATTACATTATAAGATATACTTTTTGAATTAAATTTTATATTAAAGCTAAAAATAAAATTTACTAATATACGAATGATTTCCATATTATACAGTGATAACATTCGGAAAATAATTGACTTTATTTTTTATTATGTGGTAGGATTATAAAGTGATATTTGAACGTAGCTTATACTTGTAATAGTTAAAAATAACCATTTATGCAAATTTTTAAAGAACATTTTGTGATAAAGGAGATGGTTGAATGTCTAGTTTAGTAGTGTTAGGAGCACAATGGGGAGATGAAGGAAAAGGTAAGATAACAGACTATTTAGCTGAGAAAGCAGAATTAATAGTTAGGTATCAAGGTGGAAATAATGCAGGACATACAGTTAAAGTTGAAAATAATGAATACAAACTTCATTTAATCCCTTCAGGAATATTTTATGAAGATAAATTATGTATAATAGGTAACGGAGTTGTAGTAAATCCAAAAGCATTAATTGAAGAAATTAAATATTTAAAAGAAAAAGGAATTAGCACACATAACTTAAGAATAAGTGATAGATCTCATATTATATTTCCATATCATTTAAAGCTTGATGAATTAGAAGAACAAAGAAAAGGCATAAAAAAGATAGGGACAACTGTTAAAGGAATAGGCCCATGTTATAGAGATAAAGTTGATAGAATTGGACTTAGAATGTGTGATATATTTTATAAAGAAGTACTTGAGGAAGTTCTAAGAAAAAATATAAAAGAAAAAAATGAGATTATAGTAAAACTATATAATGCAGAACCACTAAATGAAAACGAAGTTGTAAATGAATATATGGAATATTTAGAAGAGCTAAAAAAATATATTGTGGATACTTCTGTAATAATAGATAATGCTATAAAAGAAGGGAAAAAGGTATTATTTGAAGGAGCTCAAGGAACATTACTAGATTTAGACTTTGGGACTTATCCATATTTAACTTCTTCACATCCTATATCAGGAGGAGTTCCTATAGGAGCTGGAGTAAGTCCATTTGCACTAAAAAGAGCATTAGGAGTAGTTAAGGCTTATACTACAAGAGTGGGAAAAGGACCATTCCCTACAGAGTTATTTGATGAGACAGGAGACACTATAAGGGATAAAGGACATGAGTACGGAACTACTACAGGTAGAGCTAGAAGATGTGGATGGTTGGATGTTGTAATGCTAAAATATGCTGTAAGAATAAACGGATTGACTGATCTAGCAGTAACTAGATTAGATACATTGGGCGGATTTGAAAAAATTAAGATATGCAAAGGCTATGAATTAGAAGGAAATTTAATAAAAGATTTTCCAGCTAGTTTAGAAACTTTAGCTAAATGTGTACCAATTTATGAAGAATTAGATGGATGGAACGAAGAAGAGATGAAGGGTGTTAAGTCATTTGAAAGTCTACCAGAGAATGCTAAAAAATATATTGAAAGACTAGAAGAATTATTAGATGTTAAAGTAAGCATAGTTTCTATAGGACCGAAAAGAGATGAAACTATAATAAGAAATGAGGTACTATAATATAATTGTGAATATTGTATGATACAAATAGTTTTAAATAAAACGGTGAAGTTAGAATGAAAGTTCTACAATCTATTTATTATATAAAAATCCACTATTAAGATAATCTAATAGTGGATTTTATTATTTTTAATTTTAGAAATATATTACTGAAAAAATTTATAAAAGATACTGTTAATCTTATTAAGAGTTTTGGGGATTAATATTATAATATTTTCTTAAATATATTCTATATGCTACTTCTTCTATTAATGAGAAGATGCTATTTGTTATAAAATAAATACCAATAGCAATCGGACTTTTAAATGTTACTAAGATACTAAATATAATGGTTATTACTATATTTGATTTATTTGATAAATCTTGCTTTACAACGTCTAAGTATTTTATATAAGATAACAAATTTGGGCTTAATGAAATTAATGCATATATCATGGGAACAATAAAATAACTATCAGATAGCTTTATACTTGTTACCCAAGGTATTATTATAGTACTAGATTCTACAGGCATTGTTAGTACTACTCTATACAAAGTATATATAAATGGGATTTGAAGAAAAGCAGATAAGCAACCTAAAAATCCCTTAGTACTTTCATTATAA
This region includes:
- a CDS encoding GNAT family N-acetyltransferase, whose product is MDVIKGHRVKILPLKLEHVFKMKNWGKYQSLLFEDYNFPDLNDREVKKWFDIKTSEKTSKNFIVINENEIIIGYVAIKNIKKLNKSSTLGITFDYNYINKGYGTDTILAMLDYYFNVMKMRTMYLDVAKHNKRAIRCYEKCGFKKINEYIMEMKNPHIDINSKEIIELRDNFIVENNQIYEYYYKMKISKKLHNKNISTQIHM
- a CDS encoding adenylosuccinate synthase — encoded protein: MSSLVVLGAQWGDEGKGKITDYLAEKAELIVRYQGGNNAGHTVKVENNEYKLHLIPSGIFYEDKLCIIGNGVVVNPKALIEEIKYLKEKGISTHNLRISDRSHIIFPYHLKLDELEEQRKGIKKIGTTVKGIGPCYRDKVDRIGLRMCDIFYKEVLEEVLRKNIKEKNEIIVKLYNAEPLNENEVVNEYMEYLEELKKYIVDTSVIIDNAIKEGKKVLFEGAQGTLLDLDFGTYPYLTSSHPISGGVPIGAGVSPFALKRALGVVKAYTTRVGKGPFPTELFDETGDTIRDKGHEYGTTTGRARRCGWLDVVMLKYAVRINGLTDLAVTRLDTLGGFEKIKICKGYELEGNLIKDFPASLETLAKCVPIYEELDGWNEEEMKGVKSFESLPENAKKYIERLEELLDVKVSIVSIGPKRDETIIRNEVL
- a CDS encoding YidC/Oxa1 family membrane protein insertase; amino-acid sequence: MNIIFNLFENLLNIFFNFTNDWGIAIVLLTASVKLVFLPMTIKQKINMLKQKELSEKIQDLKTKYKDNKDKLESEMAKHYNESTKGFLGCLSAFLQIPFIYTLYRVVLTMPVESSTIIIPWVTSIKLSDSYFIVPMIYALISLSPNLLSYIKYLDVVKQDLSNKSNIVITIIFSILVTFKSPIAIGIYFITNSIFSLIEEVAYRIYLRKYYNINPQNS